A section of the Arcobacter roscoffensis genome encodes:
- a CDS encoding NAD(P)/FAD-dependent oxidoreductase: protein MKRDIVIIGGGIIGLMSAYFLQKAGRKVTLIDENDITNSTSFGNAGLLSAFDKAPLSHPGVVGETIKMMMKGESPVKLHPKFDYQLIKWLLSFVKNANEERLKKTLILFEKYGQDTIDLYKQLQKEEGLDFDFHHTGMLSVFTEQDTYDKKLKQYNYEDSKRFEVLTKSRLEEYLPCASSDVKGAILFKKNAHLDPQRVMLEMKRYLMENGVEFILNEKIEDISFSDDKVISVSSKSATYEANTFIMATGYQTLLAKRRKKQLLMTPAKGYSITFEMPEELRPKTSCLFNDLFIVMTPRRGDVRLTSKLELGSSNPAIVKAQIDSIKENFKKYTKPFEMKNIKEWSGFRPLTPNDRPLFGKDEEYDNLVYAMGLGWLGMTFAPSIAKTLENLIVNDLKNEEDDDVLLFSGFYQGESPKKHLFCLIN from the coding sequence ATGAAACGAGATATCGTAATAATTGGTGGAGGTATTATTGGATTAATGAGTGCTTACTTTTTGCAAAAAGCTGGAAGAAAAGTAACTTTGATTGATGAAAATGATATTACAAATAGTACCTCTTTTGGAAATGCTGGTTTATTGTCAGCTTTTGATAAAGCTCCTTTAAGTCATCCAGGTGTTGTGGGTGAGACAATAAAAATGATGATGAAGGGTGAATCACCTGTAAAACTTCATCCTAAATTTGATTATCAACTTATCAAATGGCTTTTATCATTTGTAAAAAATGCAAATGAAGAAAGGCTAAAAAAAACACTTATTCTTTTTGAGAAGTACGGACAAGATACTATTGATTTATATAAACAACTTCAAAAAGAAGAGGGTTTAGATTTTGATTTTCATCATACGGGTATGTTATCTGTTTTTACAGAGCAAGACACCTATGATAAAAAGCTAAAACAATATAATTATGAAGATAGTAAAAGATTTGAGGTACTTACAAAAAGTAGACTTGAAGAGTATTTACCTTGTGCAAGTTCTGATGTAAAAGGGGCTATTTTATTTAAGAAAAATGCTCACTTAGATCCTCAAAGAGTTATGCTTGAAATGAAAAGATACCTTATGGAAAATGGTGTTGAGTTTATTTTAAATGAGAAAATTGAAGATATTAGCTTTAGCGATGATAAAGTAATTAGCGTTAGTTCAAAAAGTGCTACATATGAAGCAAATACCTTTATAATGGCTACAGGATATCAAACACTTCTTGCAAAAAGAAGAAAAAAGCAACTGCTTATGACACCGGCAAAGGGTTATAGTATAACTTTTGAAATGCCAGAAGAGTTACGTCCTAAAACTTCTTGTTTATTCAATGATTTATTTATTGTGATGACACCAAGAAGAGGTGATGTAAGACTTACTTCAAAATTAGAATTAGGTTCTTCAAATCCTGCTATTGTAAAAGCTCAAATAGATAGTATAAAAGAAAATTTTAAAAAGTACACAAAACCTTTTGAAATGAAAAATATCAAAGAGTGGAGTGGTTTTAGACCCTTAACACCAAATGATAGACCATTGTTTGGAAAAGATGAAGAGTATGACAATCTTGTATATGCTATGGGGCTTGGGTGGCTTGGTATGACATTTGCTCCAAGTATTGCTAAAACACTTGAAAATCTAATAGTAAATGATTTAAAAAATGAAGAAGATGATGATGTTCTTCTTTTCTCTGGATTCTACCAAGGGGAGAGTCCAAAGAAGCATTTGTTTTGTCTTATAAATTAG
- a CDS encoding ATP-binding protein: MKASALKNSLEAMIKSQVPVFIWGNPGVGKSSLVKQIANEKAMNFIDLRLSLLDPTDLRGIPFFEKESKSAVWAKPEFLPDTNSQEEGILFLDEINSAPPTIQAAAYQLILDRKIGEYTLPLNYAIIAAGNYETDRGVTYRMPTPLANRFVHLDFDLDFDEWKKWAYTSNIDIRIISFLSYKSENLFTFDAKSKEKSFATPRSWSYVNDILKSKLEMNLLEEVISGAVGKDSAVEFMNYCKVMKDLPNISSILDGSLKEVPENNSVLYALCTGITYALKQNQSIETITNVLDYSLELPNEFSVMLIRDIQKEGINIESSPSWKTWSDANKFLIG, encoded by the coding sequence ATGAAAGCAAGTGCATTAAAAAACTCTTTAGAAGCTATGATAAAAAGTCAAGTACCTGTATTTATCTGGGGAAATCCAGGAGTTGGTAAATCTTCACTTGTAAAACAAATAGCAAATGAAAAGGCTATGAATTTTATAGATTTAAGACTAAGCCTTCTTGATCCTACTGATTTAAGAGGAATACCTTTTTTTGAAAAAGAGTCAAAAAGTGCAGTATGGGCAAAACCTGAGTTCTTACCTGATACAAATTCACAAGAAGAGGGGATACTATTTTTAGATGAAATAAACTCAGCTCCTCCAACTATACAAGCAGCAGCTTATCAGCTTATCTTAGATAGAAAAATAGGTGAGTATACTCTTCCTTTAAACTATGCAATCATTGCAGCAGGTAACTATGAAACAGATAGAGGTGTGACATACAGAATGCCAACACCTTTGGCAAATAGGTTTGTGCATTTAGATTTTGATTTGGATTTTGATGAGTGGAAGAAGTGGGCTTATACTTCAAATATTGATATTAGAATCATTTCTTTTTTATCATATAAAAGTGAAAACTTATTTACATTTGATGCAAAGTCAAAAGAAAAGTCCTTTGCAACACCTAGGTCTTGGTCTTATGTAAATGACATCTTAAAATCAAAACTTGAAATGAACTTACTGGAAGAAGTTATAAGTGGTGCAGTTGGAAAAGATAGTGCAGTTGAGTTTATGAACTATTGTAAGGTTATGAAAGATTTACCCAATATAAGTAGTATCTTAGATGGAAGCTTAAAGGAAGTTCCAGAAAATAACTCTGTTTTATATGCTTTATGTACAGGAATAACTTATGCTTTAAAACAAAATCAAAGTATAGAGACAATTACAAATGTTTTAGATTACTCTTTAGAATTACCAAATGAATTTTCAGTAATGCTTATAAGAGATATTCAAAAAGAGGGTATTAATATTGAGAGTTCACCTTCATGGAAGACATGGAGTGATGCAAATAAGTTTTTGATAGGCTAA
- a CDS encoding vWA domain-containing protein, producing MQNQIEQRISRVKSSLIIEQPYFGSIASSQKAVLNEDLKTYLSTSTNFEYNDDYINSLSDEELSFVLTNSAMHQAFLHDKRVDLRMQWLWVLATDYAINCLLVNNGLELPDGVNYDERFDDMSAEAIYAALENEIDDDKHTPEQVSQIKFEKQYEQEIDDNQEIQDMHEQLLNKAKLQGDLPLGIEILVPNLYDGKISWEDELYNIIEQSVRFDYKLIPPNKRYISQGIALPSLQGTKAKLVVCIDSSGSIDGKLLSRFLAEVESIMNSFENFEIDLLVADAKVHEHHILYAGDELSYTLKGGGGTNFENTFKYIDENIDEVNLLLYFTDGFGKFPQDEPSYESVWVLSEDIEVPFGRKLLLI from the coding sequence TTGCAAAATCAAATTGAACAGAGAATCTCAAGAGTTAAGTCCTCTCTTATAATAGAACAACCATATTTTGGCTCAATAGCTTCAAGTCAAAAGGCTGTTTTAAATGAGGATTTAAAAACATATCTTTCAACTAGTACAAACTTTGAATATAATGATGATTATATAAACTCATTAAGTGATGAAGAGTTAAGTTTTGTACTAACAAACTCAGCAATGCATCAAGCATTTTTGCATGATAAAAGAGTAGATTTAAGAATGCAATGGCTTTGGGTTTTAGCAACAGATTATGCAATAAATTGTTTACTTGTAAACAATGGCTTAGAACTTCCAGATGGTGTAAACTATGATGAAAGATTTGATGATATGAGTGCAGAGGCTATTTATGCTGCACTTGAAAATGAAATAGATGATGATAAACACACTCCTGAACAAGTTTCACAAATAAAGTTTGAAAAACAGTACGAACAAGAAATAGATGATAATCAAGAAATACAAGATATGCATGAACAGCTTTTAAATAAAGCAAAACTTCAAGGTGATTTACCTCTAGGAATAGAAATACTTGTACCAAATCTATATGATGGAAAAATCTCTTGGGAAGATGAACTTTATAATATAATAGAGCAATCTGTAAGGTTTGATTATAAGTTAATACCTCCAAATAAAAGATATATTTCCCAAGGCATTGCTTTGCCATCGCTACAAGGTACAAAGGCTAAACTTGTGGTTTGTATAGATAGTTCAGGTTCTATTGATGGAAAACTTTTATCTAGATTTTTAGCAGAAGTTGAATCTATCATGAATAGTTTTGAGAACTTTGAGATTGATTTATTAGTGGCTGATGCAAAGGTGCATGAACATCATATTTTATATGCTGGAGATGAACTATCTTACACTTTAAAAGGTGGAGGAGGAACTAACTTTGAAAATACTTTTAAATACATAGATGAAAATATTGATGAGGTAAATTTACTTTTATATTTTACTGATGGCTTTGGAAAGTTTCCCCAAGATGAGCCTTCATATGAAAGTGTTTGGGTTCTAAGTGAAGACATAGAAGTTCCTTTTGGAAGAAAACTTCTATTAATCTAA
- a CDS encoding TetR/AcrR family transcriptional regulator, producing the protein MKKRIDAKTKIKQSAMKLFNEKNSLSITTNHIAKQAGISPGNLYYHYKNKEEIILDLYKELSLNFVELNSFEKMLMHDNFFEAMDEMFNQYAKLFFEYRFLLRDATVLIAMDSNLKKAFTQNQEIRIKQIEGLLKYLIKEGLIKELNKSSLNKRAKLHWFITAYWQSFVSTIEDVTLETLQESKEVFFEFMIYPNLTQKGKDLIRKMNK; encoded by the coding sequence ATGAAAAAAAGAATTGATGCAAAAACAAAAATAAAACAATCTGCAATGAAACTTTTCAATGAAAAAAATTCATTAAGTATTACTACAAACCATATAGCCAAACAAGCTGGTATATCACCAGGTAATCTCTATTATCACTACAAAAACAAAGAAGAGATAATTCTTGATTTATACAAAGAACTTAGTTTAAATTTTGTAGAACTAAACAGTTTTGAAAAAATGCTAATGCATGATAATTTTTTTGAGGCTATGGATGAGATGTTTAATCAATATGCAAAACTATTTTTTGAATATAGATTTTTACTAAGAGATGCTACAGTTTTAATAGCTATGGATTCTAATCTAAAAAAAGCTTTTACACAAAATCAAGAAATAAGAATAAAACAAATAGAAGGTCTGTTGAAATATCTTATAAAAGAAGGTTTAATAAAAGAGTTAAATAAAAGCTCTTTAAACAAAAGAGCTAAACTTCACTGGTTTATTACAGCTTATTGGCAAAGCTTTGTTTCTACAATAGAAGATGTGACTTTAGAGACACTTCAAGAATCAAAAGAAGTATTTTTTGAGTTTATGATTTACCCAAATTTAACACAAAAAGGCAAGGACTTAATAAGGAAAATGAATAAATAA
- a CDS encoding zinc ribbon domain-containing protein, protein MKEVFKNFYKNNFVFKGKEKLSKLAIIFIVLLDLFVFSILQMGVDFQVKVLNSPYNSYNSTCKNIVTSSKIESLNSYYYTNENRYKYNTIQKENISSKCKEVISLIDNVKKEHSIKELRKTKRLINKELASVNTQINFYRQNYNTSLFENIQTQNKEELNSEVKDKYNNYLAKRKELNTKINQIDKNFASSKSVKKLSSYINENKELIKEDYKAKVKAYEVKKDLITLAFLLPLLLVSFFAMKKYMLKENYILYIIAKNVLVIVSIPTVVSFISLVYTLLPKVFFEKLMRFFANLEIPFVVYYFALAVLVVVFTFIIIRVQKKYKESNSQFQNTSMSKIESYNKSICNNCNNKINYETMNFCPNCQNKIRVKCKACGDMTVDSLKYCSSCGEEHN, encoded by the coding sequence ATGAAAGAGGTTTTCAAAAACTTTTATAAAAACAATTTCGTATTTAAAGGAAAAGAGAAACTCTCTAAACTTGCTATTATTTTTATAGTACTGTTAGATTTATTTGTATTCTCTATTTTACAAATGGGAGTAGACTTTCAAGTAAAAGTTCTTAATAGTCCTTATAATTCATACAATAGTACTTGTAAAAACATAGTAACATCAAGTAAAATTGAGAGTTTAAATAGTTACTATTATACAAATGAAAATAGATATAAATATAATACTATTCAAAAAGAGAATATATCTAGTAAGTGTAAGGAAGTTATATCTTTAATAGATAATGTAAAAAAAGAACATAGTATAAAAGAGCTTCGTAAAACAAAAAGATTGATCAATAAAGAATTAGCATCAGTAAATACTCAAATAAACTTCTACAGACAAAACTATAACACATCACTTTTTGAAAACATACAAACACAAAATAAAGAAGAACTAAATAGTGAAGTTAAAGACAAATACAATAACTATCTAGCAAAAAGAAAAGAGTTAAACACAAAGATAAATCAAATAGATAAAAACTTTGCTTCTTCAAAAAGTGTGAAAAAACTAAGCTCTTATATCAATGAAAATAAAGAGTTGATAAAAGAAGACTATAAAGCAAAAGTAAAAGCATATGAAGTAAAAAAAGATTTAATTACGCTTGCATTTTTATTACCTCTTTTATTAGTATCATTCTTTGCTATGAAAAAATACATGTTAAAAGAGAACTATATTTTATATATAATTGCAAAAAATGTTTTAGTAATAGTATCTATACCTACAGTTGTATCTTTTATTTCTTTAGTGTATACACTTTTACCAAAAGTGTTTTTTGAAAAGTTGATGAGATTTTTTGCAAATTTGGAAATCCCATTTGTAGTTTACTATTTTGCTTTAGCTGTGTTAGTTGTAGTATTTACTTTTATCATAATAAGAGTACAAAAGAAATATAAAGAAAGTAACAGCCAGTTTCAAAATACTTCCATGTCAAAAATAGAATCATACAATAAAAGTATATGTAATAACTGCAACAATAAAATAAACTATGAAACAATGAACTTTTGCCCAAACTGTCAAAATAAAATAAGAGTAAAATGTAAAGCTTGTGGAGACATGACAGTTGATTCTTTAAAGTATTGTAGTTCTTGTGGAGAAGAACATAACTAG
- the rpsJ gene encoding 30S ribosomal protein S10: protein MEKIRLKLKAYDHRVLDRSVASIVEAVKRTGAELRGPIPLPTKIRRYTVLKGPHVNKDSREQFEIRVHSRMIDIIAATPDTVDSLMKLDLAPEVDVEVRSMGQE, encoded by the coding sequence ATGGAAAAAATCAGATTAAAGCTTAAAGCTTACGATCATAGAGTTTTAGACAGAAGTGTTGCTTCAATTGTTGAAGCTGTTAAAAGAACTGGTGCTGAGTTGAGAGGTCCTATACCTTTACCAACTAAAATCAGAAGATATACAGTTCTTAAAGGTCCTCACGTAAACAAGGATTCAAGAGAGCAATTCGAAATCAGAGTTCATTCAAGAATGATTGATATCATTGCAGCGACTCCTGATACAGTAGATTCATTAATGAAACTTGACTTAGCTCCTGAAGTTGATGTTGAAGTTAGATCTATGGGTCAAGAATAA
- the rplC gene encoding 50S ribosomal protein L3 — protein MEYIVEKIGMSRTVSVPAVPVTLLKVLDTKVCEVTDGVAIVSYASGKKMNKTIEGQQKKYNLSKEFNRFATTTVANAEAGDLDVAPLSEAKVLKTTFKTKGRGFQGGVKRWNFAGGRASHGHRMGRRTGSIGNAEWPGRVQPGKKMPGQYGNTNVSVKNDVVSFDAETGILVVKGSVSGPNGALGKVKVAK, from the coding sequence ATGGAATATATCGTAGAAAAAATTGGTATGAGTAGAACTGTTTCAGTTCCTGCTGTTCCTGTTACACTTTTAAAAGTTCTAGATACTAAGGTATGTGAAGTGACTGACGGTGTAGCAATTGTTTCTTATGCTTCTGGAAAGAAGATGAATAAGACAATTGAAGGTCAACAAAAGAAATATAATCTATCTAAAGAGTTTAACAGATTTGCAACTACTACAGTAGCAAACGCTGAAGCTGGTGATTTAGATGTTGCTCCTTTATCTGAAGCGAAAGTTTTAAAAACAACTTTCAAGACTAAAGGTAGAGGTTTCCAAGGTGGAGTTAAAAGATGGAACTTCGCAGGTGGTAGAGCATCTCACGGTCATAGAATGGGTAGAAGAACTGGTTCAATCGGTAATGCTGAGTGGCCAGGTAGAGTTCAACCAGGTAAAAAAATGCCAGGACAATACGGAAATACAAATGTAAGTGTTAAAAATGATGTAGTTTCATTTGACGCTGAAACTGGAATCTTAGTTGTAAAAGGTTCAGTATCAGGACCAAATGGTGCATTAGGAAAAGTAAAGGTTGCTAAATGA
- the rplD gene encoding 50S ribosomal protein L4, with the protein MSNAVVLNEKFENNGELALPASYEEINSHNLYLYAKSYLSSLRANTARVKNRSEVSGGGKKPKAQKGSGGARWGSKRSPLFVGGGQVFGPSARNYNQKINKKQKALALKFALNAQANNGSLFVADSVKIESGKTKDAVAVLNKLDKRDTLVVVDTIDEKTYLAFRNVKNCYMVEKQEVNAYIIAAYHSVLIEKSVFDALTKEA; encoded by the coding sequence ATGAGTAATGCAGTAGTATTAAACGAAAAATTTGAAAATAATGGTGAGTTAGCATTACCAGCAAGTTATGAAGAGATTAACTCTCACAACTTATACTTATATGCTAAATCTTACTTATCTTCATTAAGAGCAAATACAGCTAGAGTTAAAAACAGATCTGAAGTAAGCGGTGGTGGTAAAAAACCTAAAGCTCAAAAAGGTTCTGGTGGTGCTAGATGGGGTTCTAAAAGATCTCCTTTATTCGTAGGTGGGGGTCAAGTATTTGGACCATCAGCTAGAAACTATAACCAAAAAATTAACAAAAAACAAAAAGCTTTAGCATTAAAATTCGCTTTAAATGCACAAGCTAATAATGGTTCATTATTTGTAGCAGATTCTGTTAAAATTGAATCAGGTAAGACAAAAGACGCAGTTGCAGTTTTAAATAAACTAGACAAAAGAGATACTCTTGTTGTAGTTGATACAATTGATGAGAAAACATACTTAGCGTTTAGAAATGTTAAAAACTGTTATATGGTTGAAAAGCAAGAAGTTAACGCTTACATAATTGCTGCATACCACTCAGTACTAATTGAAAAATCAGTATTTGATGCATTAACAAAAGAGGCTTAA
- a CDS encoding 50S ribosomal protein L23 has translation MADITDIKAILYTEKTIELQENGVIVVQTSPRMTKNGLKEVFKEYFGVTPSKVNSLRQNGKVKRFRGKPGKRPDFKKFYVTLPEGAEIANLSA, from the coding sequence ATGGCAGATATTACAGATATTAAAGCGATATTATATACAGAAAAGACAATCGAGCTTCAAGAAAATGGTGTAATCGTTGTTCAAACTAGTCCAAGAATGACTAAAAACGGTTTAAAAGAAGTATTTAAAGAGTATTTTGGTGTTACTCCATCAAAAGTTAATTCTTTAAGACAAAACGGTAAAGTTAAAAGATTTAGAGGAAAGCCTGGTAAAAGACCAGATTTCAAAAAATTCTACGTTACATTACCAGAGGGCGCTGAAATAGCGAACCTATCAGCTTAA